GGCGGCGCGCCGTTAGGCGCCGGACGCCGGGCAACGAGTAGGCCCGCAATGACGATGAAGACCGCCGTTGCGGCGAGACCGATCCGAAGACAGAGGCGCCGCCGTTCCGCTGGCTCGCGCGCCATGATCGTCCCGAACCCATAGCCCGCGGCCATCACACCGATCCAGGGGACGATGACGTAGAGTACCGAGATCGACGTCGGTCCAACCTTGACCTCGCCACCGAGATACAGGAACTGCCAGAACCATTGAGTGGACTGCGGCATCACGGCGGCGAGCGGCGCGATGAGATTCTGCCCGAGGATCAGCACGAGGCCGACGACGCCGACGACCGATGGCGGGAGCTGCACCAGCGCCGCCATCAGTACCATGCACCAGCCGAGCATCCAGATCACGCCAGCGAGGAGATGAGTAAAGTCGAACGTGAACGTCCAGGCGACGTGAAGTACGGTGAGCTCGAGCGCGACCAGGAGCAGCCCGCGGGTCACCAGAAATTTCGCGAGGGCTTTCGGATCGCCGAGCTTTCGGCCGAGAAAGAAGGCGCCGGTGCCAGCGAGAAACACGAAGGCCGGTGCACAGAAGTGCGTGATCCAGCGCGTAAAGAACACGCCCGGTGTCGGTCCTCCGGCAGGCACGCCCGAATACACGCGCACGTGATCGATCGCCATGAGAATCATCACGACGCCGCGAACGAAGTCCAGCGACGAGATGCGCGACGTAGCGCGATCTGGGCTGTAGGCACCGAAGGATGGCGCGCGAGCAGCGACTGGAGACGCGGTCACGATACGAGGGGTTAGAGGCTGGGGCTCAGGGGCTAGGGCCCTATCCCCTAGGCTCTAGCCCCTAGCCCCTCCCAACATTTCCATCCTGCTAATCGAGCGACAGCCTCCTTCAGCGAACGGCCGTCAGTGTGCAGCGAACGGTTCTCCACCGAGGACGCGAATGCGGCGCGTCACGTGCTCGCGGCGGCGGCGGCTCACCGGAACGCGAGTCCCGTCACGCAACAGGAGCACGGTTTCGCCTGCATCTCCCCTCAGCTCGCGAACACGCTCGATATTCACGATCGCCCCGCGATGCGCTCTGACAAATTGTTCGGGGTCGAGACGTCGCTCGAGGACGGCGAGCGATTGACGCATGAGGTGACGCCGCCCGCGAGCGTGAATTGCCGCGTAGTAGTCGTCGGCCTCGATCCAATCGATCTCCTCCGCCTCGAGCACCAACTCGCCCGCCGACGTTGGTACGACCAGCCGCGTTGGGCAGAGTCCACGCGTTAGGCTCGCGCGTTCGCGCGGCGACAGGAGCGCCGCGAGTCGGTGTGACAGCTCGACGGCCGCCAGCGAGCGCATGCGATCACGCGTGCGCTGCAGCGCCTCGACGAAGCGCGCCTCCTCGATTGGCTTCACGAGATAATCCAGCGCGTGCGACTCGAACGCGCGAACCGCAAAGTGGTCGTACGCCGTTACGAAGATGACGGCCGGTAATGGCGACGGCGTCAGCGCGCGAAGCACGCCGAATGCGTCGAGCTCCGGCATCTGCACGTCGAGGAAGAGAAGGTCGGGCCGAAGCGTACGCGCGAGGTGCACAGTCTCACGGCCGTTGCGCGCCTCACCTACGACGTCGACGTCGTGATGGGGCGCGAGGAGTTGCCGAATGCCGCGCCGAGCGAGCGGCTCGTCGTCGGCGATCAGGGCATGTACGCGGACCTCGTCAAGCATCCGAAGGTCTCCGGAGGGTCAGTCTCACGATGGCAATCGTGCCACCACTTTCGCCCCGGCGCAACTCCAGGCTGGCGGCGCTACCGAACAGCGTCTCGAGCCGAGCACGCACGTTCGCGAGACCAACGCCAGCATCCTTCTGCTCCTCGCGATATCCCGGCCCGTCGTCCCGTACGCTCAACACGAGCTGCCCTCCGTCGGCGACCGCGCCAACTTCGATCGTACCTGCCTCGCTCCGTTTCGCGATTCCATGACGAACTGCATTCTCGACGAGCGGCTGGAGAATGAACTCCGGGACGAGGGCGTCGTCCAATGACGAATCGACCGACCACCGCAACTGCAGTCGATCGGAGAAGCGAACCTGCTCGATCGCGAGATATCGCTCGACGAAGCGCAGCTCTTCACTCAACGGCACCTCTTGCCGCTTCTCGCCCTGGAGAACCTGACGCAACACGGCGCCTAACAGCTCGAGCATGCGCGAGGCGTCGCGAGTCCGCTGATCGCGAACCAGTACCGCGAGTGCATTGAGGCTATTGAACAGGAAGTGCGGGTTCAGCTGCATGCGCAGCGCCCCCAGACGTGCCTCGGCGAGCTGCGCCGACAGCCGTGCCTGCTGAGCCTCTCGCTCACGCGCCTCGGCGAAATAAGTAAACGCGTACACGCAGCCGAGGAACGCGAAGTACATCACCACCGACCAGGGGACGCTGGTCATGATCCAACTCAGGTAATCCCTACCGAAATGGCCCTGCCACGGATAGGTGCGCAGCAGCCAGCCGCACGCAATGCCGAGCGTCGCCCAGCCGATGCAGAGGAGGAGCGCGCCAACCACATGGACGACGACGACGCGCCCAATCCGATCGCGTCTGAGAGGCACGCGACGCGCGAGCTGAATGACAATCGGCGTGAGGGCGGCGAGGAACAGCCACTCACTGCTCGAAAAGATGACATTCGGCCAGGGGACGCGTCGCTGTCCGGCAAGCCGCGACTGCACATAGGCGTCGAGCGCGCTCAACGTGGCCGGAACGAGTCCAGCCAACGCGATGAGAAGCCATCGCGGTGGCGAGCGTCGCAGCATTGGCAGGGAGGCCGTCGTCACGCGAAGAGTCTAAGGCGCCGACGGGCTCCGAGCGAGAGCGAGTTAGCTGACTACTCGGGTAGTTGGCGGCTGGTTGTTGGTGATTGGCGGCTGGTTGGTGTTTTCTGTTGCATAACCAGTTTCCAAGGGCCAGTCACCAATGACCGATCACCAGTTGCGTAGCGCGATCAAGGGATCGATTCGCGCGGCGCGACGCGCCGGGAAGTACGAGGCCGCGAGCGCAACGAACAACAGTGTGCCGATGACAGACGCATAGATGAACGGGTCGACCACACTCACCTCGAACAACATTGTCTCGAGCGAACGTGCCGCGAGGACCGCCGCGACGACGCCGATCACAATCCCGATACCGGCCGTACGCAAACCCTCACCGACGATCATGACGGTGATGCGACGCTCGATGGCGCCGAGCGCCGTACGGATTCCGAGCTCGCGCGTTCGTTGTCCCACGGAGTGGGAGATCACACCATAAATCCCGACAGCGCCGAGGACCAAGCCGAGCAACGCGAAGCCGATGAGCAATCGTGTGACGACGCGACTCGTCTCCGTCGATGCCGCGAACACGTCGCCGAGGAGCCGCACCTCGGCGACAGGAACGGTTTGATCGAACGAATGAACCGCGGCGCGGATCGGCGCGACCAGCGTGAGCGGATCCACGTTGCCGCGCACGACAAAATGCATGAAGCGCAGATCTTGTTGCGCGTTAGGCCGGTACGCTTCCTCGACCGGCGGCACGTTAGGCGCAGCGGAGCGGACGTCGCCGACGATGCCAACAATCGTCGCCCATTGCTTCTGCGTTCCGTTGCCCAACCGCATGCGCTCGCCGATCGGATCGCGGTCGGGCCAGTAATGCTTTGCCATCGACGCGCTGATGACGATTACCGACGGGGCGTACGGCCCGTCCGTCGTCGCGAAAAGGCGGCCGCGCACGAGCGGAATGCCCATCGCTGCGAAGTAGTCCGCCACGACGGATCGCCAGATGATCGACGGATGCGACGCCGTTGCCGGGATCGGTCGCGACTCGATATCGAGACTACCGCGCCAGTTGAAGCCGGTGAGTGGAAGATGCTGAGCGGCGCCAACGCTGCGTACGCCTGGAATCGCCGCGATACGGCGCGTGATTTCGTTGAAGTAGGCAGTTCCGCGCTCCGGCGAGTCGATTTGCCCGCTGGTCGGCTGAATGAGGAACGTGACTACATTGCGCGGGTCGAAGCCGATGTCGACGCGATTGAGTCGCCAGAGCGTCTCGGTCATCAGTCCGGCGCCGACGACCAGCACGACCGCAAGGGCGACCTCGGCCACGACGAGCGCGTCGCGCATGAATGAGTGACCGCGGCTGCTCGATTCCGACGCGCCGGCGCGCAGCGCGCCGTCGGGGTCGACGCGCGAGGCAAGAATCGCCGGACCAATGCCGAAGAGGAGCCCCGCGCCGATCGTGATCCCGCTACAGACGGCCAGCACGCTCCAGTCCAGTCTCACCGCCGAGAGCATCGGCAGCGACGCCGGCAAGATTCCTTTCAGCAGATGCAGACCGAGAACACCCGCAAGCATCCCGAGGAGTCCGCCAGCGACGGCAATCGTTAGGCTCTGGACGAGCAGCTGCCTGGCGATCTGGCGCGGCGAGGCGCCGAGCGCGCGTCGGACCGCGAGCTCGCGACGCCGCCCGGACGTATGCGCCAACATCAGGTTGCCGACATTCGCGACAGCAATCAGTACGAGCAGGCCCACGGCACCGAGCAGCACGAAGAGCGAGCGACGTACGTCGCCGACGAGACTCGCGTGGAGGCTCGTCACCGTAGCGCCGCGAGCATAGTCGTCGGCGTAGCCAAACGCCTCACGCATGCGAGGTGTCAGCGCCGCCAGCTCGGTCGTCGCACTCGCGAACGAAGCGTCTTTCGCGAGCCGGCCGACAGCGACCGACAAGGCACCGGTGTGGAACGGCGAGCTCGGGTCGATCTGCAGCGGAAGCCAGGCGTCGACTCCCGCCTGGAGAGCTTCGAAGCCAGGTGGCATGACGCCGATGATACGCGTGGGATGAGCGTCCATGTCGACAACGCGGCCGAGCACCGCGGCGTCGGCACCGAACTGTGTCGTCCACAGGTCGTAGCTGAGGATGGCGACATCCCACGACCCACGTTCGGATTCGTCAGGCGCGAAGGTGCGGCCGAGCAGTGGCCGCACGCCTAACGCGGTGAAGAAGTTGACGGATGTGCGCGCGGCGTGGAGTTGGCGCGGCTCCCCGGCGCCCGTCATCGCGATTCCCCACCCCAGGCTCAACGCGGCGACGGACTCGAACGAGCGCGACTCACGTTGCATGAACAGGAGCTCGGCGTTCGAGATCGCGCGCGTCGGCCAGATGGCGGCGAGGCGCGCGGGCTCGCGGAAGGGCAAGGGCCGCAGCAGGACACCACGGACGACGCTGAACATCGCCGTATTGGCGCCGATGCCAAGCGCAAAGGTCAGTAGCGCGACGACCGTGAAGACGGGTTGACGACGCGCTTGTCGGAGCGCGAACACGAGATCATGATTCAGCACGCGCACAGGCGTCTCCGGGAGCGATCACGGAGGGTAGACAGCTTGATCTGGAAAAGCGTTGGCTGGAGAGGCCTTGGGAGACTAGGGATGAGGCGCGTGGTGCTCCGTCCCCTGGAACGCCATGAATTCATGGATGGCGCGTCGCGCCTCGGCGTCATTCGTGCGAATGAACAGCTCCGCACCCCGCGGCAGGTCCCGTGCTTGGTACGTGATCACGTTCCGCTTCTCGGCCATCACCTTGGCACCCGGGACGTCGCGCATGTGAACGGTCGCGGGCGTCGAGAAGTCGCCAGCCTTGAATGCGCGAGCGATCTCGCGCAGATGTGAGCGGATGCGCGAGACGCCGACTGAATCGGACACGTCACGCTGGAGCTCGATGCGGCCGCCATCGGGAAGCGCATCGAAGTGATGCGTCGAGGTGTACTGATCGACGCCCATTGCTATCTTGCCGCGGGCCTGCATTGCGGCGAACGCGCTATCGTGGGCAGCAGAGCGGGGCTGCTGCTGTGCGGGCAGGCGAGAGCTCGTGGCACACAGCACCATCGCGATGATCAATGAGCGTTTCATAACATCGTCTCCCTGGTGGGCGCAACCGACAGATGCATTATGATAGCGTTCCCCACACCACTGGCGATGGAACCATGGTTCCAGGCTCGGAGGGACAGCTGATTACCGTCGAGCAGCTTCGCTCGATGCCTGCACTCCGGGAGCTGCCCGATGCCACCCTCGCGCGCATCGCGAGCGGCGGCCAGGAGCGCCGTTATGCCAAAGAGGCAACCTTATACCGTGCCGGAGATGCCGCCGATGGCTTGTATCTCGTCATCTCCGGTCGGGTGCACGTCACCCGGGAGCGCGACAACAGCTCGGCGTTCCTCCACAGCGAAAGCGCCGGCGGCATCCTTGGAGAGATTCCGGTCTTCGGCGGCGGTCCCTTCCCCGCCAGCGCGCGAGCCGCGACCGCGACTCGATGCGTCTATCTGCCGTTACACGTTGTCGAACGGTTGTTGCGCAACGATTCAGACTTTGCTCGATTCGCGCTACGGCGACTGGCGATCCGGGCGCGTTCTCTCTTGGGGCGCATCGACGACCTCACGGCGACGACGGTCACTGCCCGTGTCGCGGGCCATCTCCTTGCGCAGGCGGCTTCGTTAGGCGCGGACGTCACGCTCGGGATGTCGCAGGAAGAGCTCGCGCGCGAGCTGGGCACCGCGCGCGAGGTCATCGTCCGTGCCCTGCGTTCACTCGTCGCCGCCGGCGCGATCGTTCGCAGCGGCCGCGCGCGCTTCACCGTGAAGCAGCCCGCGGTCCTCCGCTCGATCGCGTCGGCGTGAGCGACGACTAGCGCTTGTCGTACTGCAACGCGAGACGCAGCTGCTCGATCGCCTTGTCCACGGCGACGACGGCGTCGGCGCGATGGCCACCGAAATCGTGTGGCGCCTTCTGCAGCTCCACCTTCGCTGCCTGGAGCTCCTTGATCGCCGAGCGAATTCGTGGATGCTCTTCGACTCTTTCGCTTCGCGCGTTGCCCTGCACGCGTGCCGGCGCTTGCGCGTTGGCGCGGTGAGCGGGAACGAGGGCGAATAATGCAACCGCGACCATGCTCACGAAGAAACGTGACATAACCTCCTCCATGACGAGGGTGAGAGTGGAAGCACAACGTGTGTGCTCCGCATGAATCACCCTGCGTCATTCGTGATCGTCACGCGCCGGCTCGCTCAGCCGTTTCCCGGAAGGCGCAGCGGCCGCGTTCTCGTGCGCGATTCCCAATGTTCCTCGGCGATCTCGCGCTCGATCTGGTTGATCCGGTCGACGATGGCCTTGGGCGGTGGCGCAGCGGACGCGTGGACCTTGCCTAACGCGATGAAGCTCTCGAGCATGGTCTTGTAGGCGTAGGGCGAGTAGCCAGCCGCAACCGCGAGCTTGGCGCCTTTGTAGTCGCAGAGATTCTCCAGCGTTTCGCCGTAGCTCGCGCCGAACTCGCCCCAGTTCCACTGCTTGGGGTCGCTGACGTCGCGATGCTGGGTTCGCACGAGGCTGTCGATGCGTCGCGTGACCTGACCGTCGTCGATGTGCTCGATCTCGTGCGCGATGACTGCGGCCGCTTCGTCTTCGGTGCTCATGTACGCGAGAATACCGCCCCAGATGACGATATGGCCGCCGGGTAGCGCGAAGCCGCTCTTGATTCCCGGATGCGGATCGAAATGAATGCGCCACGGGAGCTGGCGGCGCGCATGCTTGCCGAGCGAATCCGCAATGCGCTGCAGATACGCTTCGATGCGGTCCGTCTCCATTGTCGGCTGGACTCCGCGGTCGTGATCGAATTGCTTGACGAGCGCGGCGCCGAGGTTGATCTCCTGAGAATCCGTTGGCGAGAGCGCACGGCGATCGGGCACAGCGTTAGGCACAACGCTGCGCGTCGCAGCGACCGCGCACAGAAGAGTTCCAAGCAGCAGTTGGAGCCTCATCTCAGCTCTCGTTCAGGGCAACGATTGGCGGAACGCGCATCGCGCGCCGGGCTGGAACGTACATCGCCAGCACCGCGACCGAGAGTAACAACGAGCCGACGCCGCCAAGTGTAAAGGGATCGTGGGGCGTCACGCCATACAGCTGTTGCTGCAGCACCGTCGTCGTCACGAGGGACAACGCAATGCCGACGACCAGGCCGGCAACGATGGGAGCGAGGCCGCGCTGCATGACGAAGCGCCAGATCAATCCGGGTGTCGCGCCGAGCGCCATGCGCACTCCGATCTCGTGCACATGCTGATTGACGAAGTACGACACGACGCCGTAGATGCCGACCATCGCCAGCGCGAGCGCGATGCCGCCAAGGAGCGAGAGCAGTACCGTGTTCATGCGCGCCGTCGCGAGCGACGCACGAAGGAACTGATCCATCGACGTCGCTTCGGTGAGCGGCAGCGATGGGTCGACACGGCCAACCGCGCGGCCGAGCGGCCGCGCCAATGCTTCGGCTGCTCCCTTCGCCGATGGACCGCGAACGACGACGACCATCGAACGCTGGATGACTGGCCAGAGGACGTCGGGCGTCTGGGTGAGCGGGATGTAGAACTCCGGCGCCGGCGATTGATTGAGCCCGGCGTCGTGCAGATTCGCGACGACGCCGACGACTTCGCGATACTTGGGATCCTTCTTCGAGGCGACCGCACTGATGCGACGCCCGATCGCGTCGCGCGGGTCGATCGAAGGCCAGAGCAGACGGGCGAGCGCTTCATTGATGACCATGATGCCCGGCGTCGACGAATTGTCGGTCGTCGCCATGTCGCGGCCGACTATGATCGGGATGCGCATCGTGGAGAAGTAGCCGCTGCTCGCCAGCCGCAAATTCGCCGTCGGCGATTTGTCGTTCTCGGCCTGACCCTCGCTGGCGACAGACGACGCCATCGACGAACCCGAGAGCGGCACGACCGACACCGTCGCCGCCGACTGCACGCCCGGGACGCGCGCGGCTTCGTCACGGATCTCGGTGTACGCGCGGACGACGTCCGCACCGCTCGGATAGCGGGCGGCTGGTAATATCAGTCTCGCCGTCAGCACACCATGTGGATCGAATCCTGGATCGACGTGCTGCATGAGCCAGGCGCTGCGAATGAGCAGACCGGAGCCAACGAGCAGCGTGATCGCTAGCGCGATCTCGGCGCCGACGAGCACGGGTCGTAACCGATCGCGGGCGACGGAGCTGCGCCCGCCTTCGCGCAGCGTTTGCTGCAATTGCCCTCGCGCCGCGCGGAACGCGGGAAAGAGACCAAAGACGATCGCGCTCACGACGCCGACGGCCAGCGTGAATGCGAAGACACGCCAGTCGATGCGCGCCTGCTCGAGCCGCGGGATGTCCTCGGGGCTGACACCGAGAATGACGCGCAGCAGACCGACCGCAACGCCCAGGCCGAGGAAAGCACCAGTGAGGGAAAGGACGAGGCTCTCGGTGAGGAGCTGCCTCACGAGTCGCGCCTGTCCAGCACCCAACGCGGCGCGGATCGCAAGCTCGCGCGCGCGTACGGTCGCGCGCGCGAGTAGCAAGTTTGCAACGTTCACGCATGCGATGAGCAGTACGAAGCCCACCGCGCCGAGCAGCACCAACAAGAGCGAGCGATAATTGCCGACGAGATCATCGCGATAGCTATGGATGTCGGCGCCATAGTCCGTGATGGGGGACGAGCGCTCAGGGATCCGCTCGGCGGTGGCGCGCTCGGCGAGTGTCGTTGCCGCGCGCGCCTGGGCAATCGTCACGCCGGGACGGAGCCGCGCAAAGACCTTGAGATAATGCTCACCATACTTCGTCGCGTCGTCGCGTGTGAAGGCAGTCGGCGTCCAGATGTCTTCACTGCCACGGGTGACATCGAAGCTCGGCGGCATGACGCCGATAATCGTGTGCGGCGTTCCGTCCATCTCGACGACGCGATCGAGCGCGCCGCGATCGCCATTGAAGTGGCTCATCCACAGCCGATAGCTGATCACCGCGACATTCGAGCGGCCAGGCGAATCTTCCTCCGGCGTGAAGGTGCGACCGAGCAACGGCCGCGCTCCGAACACGCCGAAGTAGTCGGCACTTACGCGACCGCCGGTGATCATCTCGGGGACGTCGCCGAGCCGCAGCGTGATGCCGGCTTGGAGAACCGCGGCGGCGACGTGATCGAACGCGCGGACGTCGCGATACGCGAGAAACTCGGGCACCGACGGATCAGAGAGGCCGCTCGACCGCGTTGGGTAGACGCGGACAATTCGGTCGGCGTCCGGGAATGGGAGCGGCCGCAGCGCCACGGCGTCGAGCGCGCTGAAGACAGCTGCCGTCGCGCCGATGCCTAACGCCAGCGTGAGCACGGCAACGGCCGTGAATCCGGGTTTGCGAGAGAGCTGCCGGATCGCGAAGCTGACGTCCTGGCGCAGTTCGTGACGCAATTCGGCGCGACTCGCCTTGCGATCGCGCTCCTCACCATAGCGGCGGCACTCCGCATTGATGGACGCACTGTCGCCGAATCGGCGCTCGGCCTCGAGACGGGCATTGGTGCGGGTCATTCCGAGCTCCATCAACTCACGAGTGGTCATCTCGAGGTGAAAAGCGAGCTCGCTTTCCACCTCGTCCTGCACCGACGCGCGCCGGAGACGCGGCCACTGTCGACGCGGAGTCACGCGGGCAGCAGCAGGGGTGCGACCGCGGCGACGAAGCTGGCGAACTCCTTCGTCTCGTCGCGCAGCTGGCGTCGGCCTTTGTCGGTGATGTGATAGAACTTGGCTTTGCGTCCGAGCTCGGACGTGCCCCAATCGGCTTCGATCCAGCCATCGCGCTCCATGCGATAGAGCGCGGGATACAGTGAGCCTTCCTCGACGATCAGCGTGTCGCGCGTCTGCTCACTCAGCCAGCGCACGATTGCGTAGCCGTGGCGCGGCCCGAACGTGAGTGTTTTGAGAACCAGGGCGTCGAGCGTTCCGTGGAGACGATCTTTGGTGGCAGGCATCGGCACGTTGTCCCAAGCAGTCTAGGTATTGTTCAACGAGCGATACCTAGATGTCAAGGGCACGCCGGCTCATCTATGGCTAGGTTTGCGGCATCCGCCAGCCAATTGCCTCGTTGGGCTCAAGGGCGCCAGGTCGTGAACCCAGCCGCGGGCTCCCGCTTGCGTGGCGCGGGCTGCTCGGCCGGCTCGCCGACGTTCACGATCGCGACGATCCGCTCCGTCTCGCCGACGCCGACCGCCGCGCGCGATGCGGCGTCGATCATGACGCCGCCCGTCTTGATGTGGGTGCCCAGCCCAAGCGCAACCGCCGCGAGCGCGAGGTTTTCGATCGCCATCATTGCCGCGGCGTAGTCCTCCTCGCGGGTCTCCGGATTCTCGTTCACGACGACGGAGACGGCGATCATGCACGGCAAGTCGCGGTGCTCGCCGGCGATCGTTTCGCGCAGGGTACGAGCGGCCCCTTGATCCGGGAGCTTCCGCGCCTTCCGTTCGCCGAGCGCGAGTCCGTATGCATAACGAGATTCGGGGCCGAGGACGTAAAAGCGCCACGGCCGGGTGAGGCGATGATTCGGAGCCAGTATCGCGGCGTCGAGGAGTGTCTCGATCTCCTCTCGTGTAATCGCACGGCCGGTGAATCTCTTGATGGAACGGCGGTGTTCGATGATCTCAGGAATTGCCATGCATGGAAACTATCGGGCTGACGCTATGGCAGCGCCCACGTGCCGCGAAGGCGATCGTACGCGCTCCGTGGCAACTGCACGAGAATGGGAAGGGCGTCGGGATCGAGCCACGCCAGCATCTCTCGCATGACGTCGGACCGAAACGCCGTGCAGCCAACCGTGCTGCCGTCTGGCCCGGGCCAGATGTGGAGAAAGATGCACGAGCCACCACCGACCTCGCGGCCATTCGCGTTATGCTCGACCACGACGCCCAGACTGTAGAGCGAGTCGCGGCGATGCATGTCTTCGGCGCTGTGCCAGTCGATCGCCGAGCCGCGCGCAGCGAGCAGCATCTGATTGTAGTGCACGGAGGCCGCATCGTCGACGCACTTGTACGCATCGGTGGCCTGGGTGTACGGCAACTTGATCCACGACACCGAATCTTTCGGCACATAGCCGAACGCAGACGTCAACCGAAAGACGCCAGCCGGTGAACGCTGATCCCCTTCGTGTTTGATCGGTCCCGGCTCTCCCGGACTGCCCACGCCATGCATGCCGTCGCCCCAACCGAGTCCAGCTGAGCCCACGACGACGGGCACCTCCGGCCCAACCTGCCGCCAACTCGAGCGGACGCCGTCGCGAACGTAGCGGCGCATGACGCCGGGAACGGAAGTCCAGTCGTCGGTGACGACGACGATCATCTGCAGCGAACGGCTTGTCGGACCCGCCTCGTGGGACGAAATCGGTGACGGGGCCGTCGCAATGCGCGGCGATTGACAAGCAGCGATGGCGATCGTGGAGATCGCTAAGATGACAAAGCGGAAACTCGGCATGATCAATCTGTAATGTGGCCAACCGGCATAGGCCAGTCACGCGATCGAAGAAGCGCGACGCGGCCGACGCAAGACGCACCGGCCGCGATTTCCGAGAGTGAGAAATCTCTAACGGACGCGATCAGGGATTGAAGTTCGGATTCGCGCTCGTCTCTTGCGGTGGAATCGGTGTGCAGAGGTTGCTGCCGAACGTCGGCGGATTCTTGCCGGGGAAGTAAG
This portion of the Gemmatimonadaceae bacterium genome encodes:
- a CDS encoding ABC transporter permease, giving the protein MTPRRQWPRLRRASVQDEVESELAFHLEMTTRELMELGMTRTNARLEAERRFGDSASINAECRRYGEERDRKASRAELRHELRQDVSFAIRQLSRKPGFTAVAVLTLALGIGATAAVFSALDAVALRPLPFPDADRIVRVYPTRSSGLSDPSVPEFLAYRDVRAFDHVAAAVLQAGITLRLGDVPEMITGGRVSADYFGVFGARPLLGRTFTPEEDSPGRSNVAVISYRLWMSHFNGDRGALDRVVEMDGTPHTIIGVMPPSFDVTRGSEDIWTPTAFTRDDATKYGEHYLKVFARLRPGVTIAQARAATTLAERATAERIPERSSPITDYGADIHSYRDDLVGNYRSLLLVLLGAVGFVLLIACVNVANLLLARATVRARELAIRAALGAGQARLVRQLLTESLVLSLTGAFLGLGVAVGLLRVILGVSPEDIPRLEQARIDWRVFAFTLAVGVVSAIVFGLFPAFRAARGQLQQTLREGGRSSVARDRLRPVLVGAEIALAITLLVGSGLLIRSAWLMQHVDPGFDPHGVLTARLILPAARYPSGADVVRAYTEIRDEAARVPGVQSAATVSVVPLSGSSMASSVASEGQAENDKSPTANLRLASSGYFSTMRIPIIVGRDMATTDNSSTPGIMVINEALARLLWPSIDPRDAIGRRISAVASKKDPKYREVVGVVANLHDAGLNQSPAPEFYIPLTQTPDVLWPVIQRSMVVVVRGPSAKGAAEALARPLGRAVGRVDPSLPLTEATSMDQFLRASLATARMNTVLLSLLGGIALALAMVGIYGVVSYFVNQHVHEIGVRMALGATPGLIWRFVMQRGLAPIVAGLVVGIALSLVTTTVLQQQLYGVTPHDPFTLGGVGSLLLSVAVLAMYVPARRAMRVPPIVALNES
- a CDS encoding PadR family transcriptional regulator codes for the protein MPATKDRLHGTLDALVLKTLTFGPRHGYAIVRWLSEQTRDTLIVEEGSLYPALYRMERDGWIEADWGTSELGRKAKFYHITDKGRRQLRDETKEFASFVAAVAPLLLPA
- a CDS encoding nitroreductase family protein, translating into MAIPEIIEHRRSIKRFTGRAITREEIETLLDAAILAPNHRLTRPWRFYVLGPESRYAYGLALGERKARKLPDQGAARTLRETIAGEHRDLPCMIAVSVVVNENPETREEDYAAAMMAIENLALAAVALGLGTHIKTGGVMIDAASRAAVGVGETERIVAIVNVGEPAEQPAPRKREPAAGFTTWRP
- a CDS encoding L,D-transpeptidase family protein, producing MPSFRFVILAISTIAIAACQSPRIATAPSPISSHEAGPTSRSLQMIVVVTDDWTSVPGVMRRYVRDGVRSSWRQVGPEVPVVVGSAGLGWGDGMHGVGSPGEPGPIKHEGDQRSPAGVFRLTSAFGYVPKDSVSWIKLPYTQATDAYKCVDDAASVHYNQMLLAARGSAIDWHSAEDMHRRDSLYSLGVVVEHNANGREVGGGSCIFLHIWPGPDGSTVGCTAFRSDVMREMLAWLDPDALPILVQLPRSAYDRLRGTWALP